The DNA window ATACTGACTCTTGGTCTCTATATAGTGAGTCTGGAGCTTTGGTGTTACAAAGCTCTTAGTGAAACCTGTGAGAGCACAATTTAAAAATGTGGTACAGATTcacatttcaaattttaaaagccAGATATAAAACTTGTCCCTAAGAGGAGCAGCAACAGATTTAACTGATCCGCAGGATAAGCCATAGAAATGGAACAAAACAGTCTACAGTTACAGCACAGAGGGACACTAAACAAGGTATCCTGCACAAAGCAGAGCCATCACACATGTGCCTATGCTGTAGTAGAGCAGTGGCAAAGCCTGTTGTGGGAAATGACggtaataaataaaaaagagaaaaatctaatGAAATCCTATGCTGctacaaaaaaagcaaaaacttgTAAAAGAGCCAGGAGGGAGACGTGCTACGTATATAAAGGTTCTCATGTAGTTTAGCTATTCACAGTGTCCTCCCATCTTGAATCTTTAAAGAACATTAATTCTTTAaagaagaattaattttctgattAAATTACATGCAAAACTTtaagttgttgttttttgggtttttttaacctgaTTTTCTAGAGGCCCAGAATGTTTCTTTGGGCAAGATTCAACACAAACTTTGGCAATAAAACACTTTCAAAACGACATATGCAAAAGAAGTATGGCTCTACAGAACTGTATTACATGAAAACCTGAAGCCACAGTTTAGACAGGAAATATGTAGATACAATCTAAGAACATCAATGTGTTATTAACATATTCTATCTGATCTACAAATTAATTACTTCAACTTAAACAACAGTGATTAAATACCTGAAATACCAACTGCCAAAaaaaactgaagaagaaaagttgaatagttttgctttttgtctgaatttttaaaactaaaattacTCCATTATTTTAAACATCAATTGAAAGACATAAtagattttctttgtttaatttgtGTAATGATAGTGGCGTGTATGGCTAGTTCAATTTATACCAGAAATAATGTAATTATTTCTCCTGTAATGACAGTCATTTATGCACCAAGTGGactaaaataatttggaaacCAGAAAACATGACTTAAAGAAACTGAAGAGGGAAACTGAAAGCAAGATGAAGTATTTCAGATAGAACAGACCTAAGCTGTCCAGCCTTCTATGCACGGGGTACTTCAGACTTGTGATGATTCATCAGAAGAAAGTACTATGCTTCAGTTTAAGGCAGTCTCCCTGGGAAGAGTGCTCATTTTAACATAATGGAAAGACTGGGTTAGCAGGTATCTTTGGAGCTGACAACATTTTAGAAATGGATGACTCCAAAATACACTGGTAGGGAATTGCACAGACATCACTTATCATTTCCCAGTCTTAAGCACACCTTCTTACCTGAATTCATCCTGCTGGTAGTACTTCCTCCCAAACCAGAAGTTTTCCCAGACAAACCAGGACTGGGCCAGTGATTAGATGGAACAGGCTCTTTGTTTGAAGTGGAGACTATGTTGTTCCTGGTGCTTATTCCTATATTGCAAAAATGCAAAGATTACTTCACTAAAATCCCTGTTGCCACACAGGCCTGCATTCATTCCACCTGATGCACAATCTTAGAGCAGAAGTCTTGTTCAACTAAACTTAACCAAAACCTCTCTCTTAGTGACTCTCTCAGTCATTCTCCATCCTCTCATAATACAGGAATGCTATAACTAGCCACAGGCCCTAATCCTGCAAACATTACAATGTAAGTAGTTCCACTATCATAAATGGCTGCTTATATCACAGGACAGAGTCCTTACATCAAGGCCACAAATATTCTCATGTCACAGAAAGTGAACCTTGCTATGTACGTGAAGGCTGTTCTTATAAAAGCCTAACAGTGACAAGATAACCTGAGAGGCAATAATGGTAATTCCATTGCTCATAGTACTGTACTCTGGTGTCTCTACTGAAACCTCCGATTATGAAGTTTGCACTACAGTTCAGATGACACCTATTACTTGTATTTAAGCAGGGTACCTAACATTCAAGGATGCACTCTCAAGTTATGATATGGCTAAAGCAGTCTTGGGATCAATGTGTTCTACAATCTCTAGTAAAACAAGTTTTAGCTACCAAAACTCTATCTAAGTGAGACAATTTGAAAGTCAATTGTTTCAAGAAAAAAGACTGAGTTTGCTGTCACAATACCTTCTAGTTTACTTAATTTTGAAGAAATAGGTACTACAAGTGAATAAATAGCTAACACTACCTTTATGAATAGAAATTATGAGAAAGAATACATTTATACTCAACTAATTTTAAATACGGGCAGACATACTGTCTGCCTCCTGTACTTCatcctgccccagcactggTGTCAGTATAGCAGAGGTTATCATGAAGACAGGCATGTAATTCTCTATAGAGACATGGATCTGCATTTTACTTAACTCCAAACTACAGCAAAGCATATTCACACTACTAGTTTGCCTGTAGTTCATGGTATTATATGCTCATAAGGTAAACACATGGCACTTTCTCTTCCACTCTAGAAGACCAGTCTTACACTTTTTAGGGAGACAGGGAATAGTCTGGCACATATACAGACATTTTCTAATGCACTTCCAAGTAAAAGAGTATCCATCAGGAGGAAGAAGTACCAACAGTCCTTTCCCCTTGTTTGTAAGCAGTACTTCTCAGTTGCTAGACTACTACAATGTAGTTTTTGTCATGGCCATCTACAGTAGGAAAGCTCTTTCTGTCCTCATGTTCTTTGAACAGTAGCCCCCCTCCACAAGTTCAAAGACTAAGAGCTAATGTACCACTGACTATTTCATACTGTTGGAATTGCAGGAAGGAAAGCATTTTTTACTGACCAGGTCGATACCTAGAATGGTTTAAGTAGTGTTGCTTTGCTGCAGAAACTCGCAATGTGGGAGTGTCTTGCCGCAAAAAGGTCGCATGGGAAGTTCGTGCACTGCTGCCAGAGCCTACAGCATCCAAAGGCTTCAGGTCCAAAATGCTTTCAAATCTGTAACTCAAAAATTGGTACATGTAGTCCAACTCTTATAGCATACGTTTATGCACAGCTGACTTTCTCAACTCCACCCCACCTCTAGGAATAATTTTCTTATTGTGTTTGCTACACCATGAACACACAGACAACAGGGAATATTACCAACCCGAAGTCATACAAGTGCCCCTGAAAATCAGATTTGTGCTTCTAGTTCCCTTATATATTGCTTTTCAAGTTTTTGTAAATCAGTAAGTTTCTCTCTTCTCTGTACCATCCATGGAAACTTCAGCTAGGGCTTATCCAAAACAGTTTATATGCACGGAATATGTCAAAATGGTCCACATGTAAAATTGAAAGTATATATTCAAAAATTAACTCGGAGAGACTTAAGACAGTTATAATTttcagtgggggaaaaaaaagaacacaaaattgtatatatatacatttccAAATACAAAGAAAGCATGAGGAGCAACATTACTAAGACAGAGGAAAAGACCAAAGAAACAGACCAAATAGCATATACACGTAACAAACCCCTTACCTACACAGAGTTTCATCATTCTGCCTCTTATTTTTCAAGTCCATTCTCATGATAGAAGAGCTGAAATCAAGGTCTTCCAAGTCATCCCAGTCTTCAGAACTCTTTACTGTCCTAGGAAGATGTCCCCATCTTCGCCTAGGTTTTGGTTTAAGTTCACCATTTATATTCTCAGACCCAGGAGATGTTTTCTATTATAAAGATCGAAAAGAACAAACCTACATGCTTAGACCACAAACTAGGTGACAggaagaaagaataatttttttttccctcaatcTCCAAGAGTAATAGTGGTCGTAGAGCTGTAACAACACAATCTTCTTCCATTAAACATGCTAAGGTTACAATCTGTAGCCTGCTGACATTATTATATATCTTCTACATTTTGTCTTGCAATAAAGCATCTTGAActgacagagaaaaagaaatttctagGGTCTCAATTCCAATTCTATTCATGCTTCAGTATGCACCTCCCAAACCATTACCTTATACTAAATTTTTACTTCTAGACCCATGTTGGGAGTATAAAACTGCATGAACGCTTATGTTTCCACAAGCCTGTGTCtagacatttaatttttttttttctctttcaagacAGCACAGGTAAAAATCTGTGTCTCTTCAATCATTCAGGCCCAGCAGTGCATTTTGACTTTGTGTGACAGTGGTCAGTACAGACCCTGCTTATGACTGACCCTGTAGCAGCAGCATTTGCATTGTCTGCTCTCATCATCTATTTTATGAATCCTCATTAGTAGACAGAAAGGGTACATTCTCATGCTGCAGGAAGAATCTGTTGGATTCCATTTCCAGCATGGAAAACCAAAGGGACTATTATTCCCAGTCAATAAATTGGATGCCTTAAATGGATGAAGGCAATAGTCTCCTTTCCCTCATTTCAGTACTATTTAGCTTAATAATGGCATCAATCCCATTAATATTTTGAACACTGTACATCCTTTTTACTCATATGAAATTAGTGTCATCCTGTAAGTGGTGCTTTACAACAAAGGGAAGCATAAAATGGCTCTAAAATGAGAACTTCACTTGCTTGTTTTACAGCAACTGGATTTGTATTTCAGTAGAGGAATTTCCAGTTTCCAGCAGAAAGTTGGAACGCTGGAACCATTTTTTAGTTCCGCTCACTATCCTTTTAGTGAAGTACAATAACCTtgaaagagaacaagaaaaagaatcACAAGGAAAAAATCAGGCAGTATATCAGAAAGCTTATCTTATGCTACATGGACCTTTACCTGCTGAGGAACCTTATTGTGAATTGTAGGCAGAAGAAGCTGGTTAGATTTGTTCTCCTGTAAGTAGTCACTGTGCTCAGCCCCAGAGTTGTCTGTTTTGCATGCATACACCACGTGCTGAGAAGACTGGCTTTGCTGAAAAGGCCTTGATGGAATTCGGGCATGAGGTTTCggagggggctgtgctggagggacAGGCTTAATATGCAGAGATGATTTATTATGCAgttccttttgttttcccagtTCCTGAATGCCCAGGGCATGCCCAACCTGGAAGTATGAGTATCGAAGTGCCTAAGAAGTAATAAAGATGTTAGGCTTAGAAAAcctaaatttttaatttaccCCAGTCCTATGTGTCAGtacaaatttaatttccttttttttctagGGTAGGAAACAGCAGAAGACCTGTCTTTCAACACTAGATTCTAGTGAGCACAATCCACTTCAAAAAAATGTTGCAAAAGCAGAGAAGTTTCAAGAGATCATATCGTCTGTGGACTAGTACAGAAGGAAAGGTTCTGCAGATTAAGATAGTTAACCAGGTATATGGCATCTAAAGACATGTTTCATTACATGCTGTCTCTTCATGTGTGCATGTGCAAACACATTCCCCCTCATCATTACAGATTCAGCCAGCAAAACTCAATGACCCCAACAGACATCCCATCTCTTCCATTCTCCATTTCTGAGACAATTTGAATTAAGTGAAAGAAATACGGCTCTTATGGAAATTAACCTCTACCTTTTCTGACAAGTTAGTAAAGTTAGTTAGTAAAAGTACTTTTATCCCACCTTACAAGTAATTAGGAAGTTGTCAGTAAAGGCAATTAATCTATCTTGATGTTTCAGACATACTCCCTTTCCCAAAGACTTCTTACTGCAAAAAGCTTCTAAAAGTTCAGATTCCTCACTCTATTTCTCCTTTACTGTAAAACATTTGTTAATGCTCTTAACACCATTACagtctgtttttttttgttcttcattaCCTTTAAGAgttcttaatttatttcatttttaaactattttaattacatttcaaGCTTTTTATTGCAATTTGTACTGAAGGTCTAATTAAATCACAAAGGTTAAGCTATGGCCCTTGAAGTCAAGTGTCAGATTTGAACCCAGAAACACATCTGTTTTCCAAAAGGTGCCCTGCTCATTGTATTAGCTGAGTACTACCCAAAACCAGCAGCCACCACCACCTGTGTGCAATACTGATGACTTGGGCAATGCTTATGTACAGAACATATCTGCAATGCACTTGAACGGAGGCTGCCCTGCAAAAGCAAGCCTTATCCAGGCAACACTAGGCTGGAGGAACAGAGAGCAAGGTGGACTAACAGCTGGCTGAAAGGCCAGGCCCAAAGGGTGACAATCAGTGGAACAAAGTCTTGGTTGGAGGCCAGGAAGTATCTGTTCTCCCCAGAGGTCAATATTGAGGCAAATACTGTTCCAACACCTTCATTAATGATGTCGCTGGTGGTGCAGAGTGCACCCTCTTCGAGTTTGCTGATGTGACAAGCAGAAGGAGGGGGTGACACGCTAGCTAGTTGTGCTGCCACCCTGTGGGACTTCGGCAGGCTGGTGAAATGGGCTGACAGGAACCTCATCAAGTTAACAAGGACAAATAAAAAGTCCTGGGAAGGAATAACCACGTGCACCAGTGCATGCTGGGGTCAATTAcctggaaagcagctttgcaggaaAGGACCTGGTAGACACCAAGTTGAACATGGAAGGGCTACCAAATACACCCTTGCTGCAAATAAGACTAACTCCTGGGCTGCCTGAACAGGACTGTTGCCAGCAGGTCAAGAGCAGTGGTTCTTCCCCTCTGTTCAGTACAGGTGAGGCCACGCCTGGactgctgtgtccagttttggccTCCCCAATAGAGGAGAGAGATGGACACAATGGAGAGAGTCCAGCAAAGGGCCACAAAGGTGATTAAGAGACTGGATCTCATGTATGAACAAAGACAGAAttgggactgttcagcctggagagaagaAGGTTCTTGTTCTTATGAAAGTATGCAAAAAACCAGAAGGGAACATGCAAAGAAGATTGAGCAAGTCTCTCTTCAGGGGTGCCCAGTGACAACAggaacaaactgaaacacaggaagcTCCTTCTGAACAccaagaaatacttttttaccCTGAGAGTAACTGAGCACTGCCACAGGTTGCCTAGGGAGAGGTGGTTGAACCAGATTCCAGTCATTCTTTGGCCTACCACAATGAAAGAACAGCATCACAGCCTTCAGCCATTCATCCTACCTTCACTCTGCTGCTATTCAGTGACTGGATTACACTTAATTCAAGTGTATTTACATGCTGAAGTCACACCTTTGATCATTGAGCACATACCCCAAGCAGCTGATGTTTCATGCAAAAGATTGATTACTCTCTCTTAATTACCCTCCTTTGTCTGGCAAATTGTCCTGGGATTCTCTTCTCCCTTCTAAGAATTGCAGCCCTGAGCCACTGCTAAATGACTGTTCCttgcagtaaaagaaaaaaatcacaaacagagaaaaaaaccgAAATCAAACCTGACTAGCTGTTGGccgttttttggggtcccactgCAGCATGTCTCTCATGAGCTGCACCGCTTCACTGCTAGCATTAGGTATGAGAGTTTTTAGGTTGTTAGGTACACACTGAGGCCAGCGAAAATTCATGGAAGCTGAAAGCTGGTAGCCTTCAGGCCAGTCGTTCTGGAAGAGTAAGATTTCCAAACACAAATAAAGTTCAGCTGTAAAGTATCAGTGCCTAAGCACATTAGTGCATTCTACCAGTAACAGACCATGTCCAGCTTACTCTGGTCTTACACTGAAAATTTCACTAAAAATCTTCACCTCAAACCTCCGGTGAGAGGTGAGTCTTGCTGTACATCTGACAGAGTCAACAGCACAGAGTCAGGAAATAGGAATCTTGCCAGGATCTCAATTTTTAGCCTCTTAAACCATAGGTTTATATGCAATATacaagagaaaatttaaattccCACCTAATGAAATCACAGTCTAAGGATTTCATTTGCTGTGCAGGGGTCTATTTCTCCTCCTCTATGTGTCAGCCTTTATAGCATAATTACTGCAcagaaaataagttttattttagtttattttatctGAGATCAATACCATAAATTAACAGTAATCAggaacatttattatttttatgcttaCTGCTACCGTGCCGTTGTGTATTGTAGAACAGCTCCAGGATTACTGCAGTCTGGAGTATCACTTCAGTTACCTTTTTTGGTGTCCCTAAGACTTGG is part of the Poecile atricapillus isolate bPoeAtr1 chromosome 3, bPoeAtr1.hap1, whole genome shotgun sequence genome and encodes:
- the CILK1 gene encoding serine/threonine-protein kinase ICK isoform X1, whose product is MNRYKTIRQLGDGTYGSVLLGRSIESGELIAIKKMKRKFYSWEECMNLREVKSLKKLNHANVVKLKEVIRENDHLYFVFEYMKENLYQLMKERNKLFPESTVRNIMYQILQGLAFIHKHGFFHRDLKPENLLCMGPELVKIADFGLAREIRSRPPYTDYVSTRWYRAPEVLLRSTCYSSPIDIWAVGCIMAEVYTLRPLFPGASEIDTIFKICQVLGTPKKNDWPEGYQLSASMNFRWPQCVPNNLKTLIPNASSEAVQLMRDMLQWDPKKRPTASQALRYSYFQVGHALGIQELGKQKELHNKSSLHIKPVPPAQPPPKPHARIPSRPFQQSQSSQHVVYACKTDNSGAEHSDYLQENKSNQLLLPTIHNKVPQQKTSPGSENINGELKPKPRRRWGHLPRTVKSSEDWDDLEDLDFSSSIMRMDLKNKRQNDETLCRFESILDLKPLDAVGSGSSARTSHATFLRQDTPTLRVSAAKQHYLNHSRYRPGISTRNNIVSTSNKEPVPSNHWPSPGLSGKTSGLGGSTTSRMNSGPIGSSGLTSAYVPSFLKKEVGSAGQRVQLAPVVDPSSDFASLTSVRPLLGWPSFSSPSKSSPRLMPLPPAAEPIHGRVDWSAKYGAHR
- the CILK1 gene encoding serine/threonine-protein kinase ICK isoform X2 — encoded protein: MNRYKTIRQLGDGTYGSVLLGRSIESGELIAIKKMKRKFYSWEECMNLREVKSLKKLNHANVVKLKEVIRENDHLYFVFEYMKENLYQLMKERNKLFPESTVRNIMYQILQGLAFIHKHGFFHRDLKPENLLCMGPELVKIADFGLAREIRSRPPYTDYVSTRWYRAPEVLLRSTCYSSPIDIWAVGCIMAEVYTLRPLFPGASEIDTIFKICQVLGTPKKNDWPEGYQLSASMNFRWPQCVPNNLKTLIPNASSEAVQLMRDMLQWDPKKRPTASQVGHALGIQELGKQKELHNKSSLHIKPVPPAQPPPKPHARIPSRPFQQSQSSQHVVYACKTDNSGAEHSDYLQENKSNQLLLPTIHNKVPQQKTSPGSENINGELKPKPRRRWGHLPRTVKSSEDWDDLEDLDFSSSIMRMDLKNKRQNDETLCRFESILDLKPLDAVGSGSSARTSHATFLRQDTPTLRVSAAKQHYLNHSRYRPGISTRNNIVSTSNKEPVPSNHWPSPGLSGKTSGLGGSTTSRMNSGPIGSSGLTSAYVPSFLKKEVGSAGQRVQLAPVVDPSSDFASLTSVRPLLGWPSFSSPSKSSPRLMPLPPAAEPIHGRVDWSAKYGAHR